The genome window aaaatattaataaatagAAACTAATTGAATATAAATGGGTGTTGTAGGTTTCGTTTTTTTCACGATCATACAGTTACACCTTCAGAGTTACATACTGAGATTATACTGTTTTCTTGATATTAGGGGAGAattatttgatttctgggggaaGATCCTTTAATGGCTTGGTAAAAAAGTTGTTCCAAGAGACAAAAGTGAAGAAATGTCGCCAATGTGTTGAAATCAGTAAACTAAGAAATCTGATTCCGCGGAGGCTCGTTGCGCTATATTAACACTTTGAGTGCCCCCGGGCCGATCGATCGGCCCACCtgttgttatgcaaattgccaCGGGCCGATCGATCGGCCGACCTTTGCaacgtccttgtaatgaagtacagttttgtgaaaatgtcgGATTTCCTCGTCTAAAACGGCGAAATTCCCTTCATAAACGCAAAGTTCATCTAAATTAcgcttttgtgtttttttgggCTTGGAACGTGCGCATATATGTAATTTACCTGAGAGGTCATAGGGGTCACGGGTTGATACGACGTCACTCAGAGAACATGGCGGACGGTTTGCTGACATTTTGTAGTCTGCTTCGCCGgtgcagttttcttttttcatcgaTAAGAAATGTCTTCGGAAAGCGATGTCAGTGACGCCTTAGATTTACAGGCACCCAGCGATACTGATTCAGAAGGTGAGGAATTTGATCAAAGGCCTCCCAATCCATGGTTTCGTGTGTTTCCGCCTGAGCCAGCTCGTGACCATGTAATTTTTCAAGAAGCTACGGGCCCCGTCCGTCCACCATCGAGAGATGCCAGCCCTCTTGCCTACTTTGAGCTATTCTTTACAATTGAACTTGTCAGATCATTTGTAATCGAAACCAATCGTTATGCCGCCAGTTTTATCGAGCGCAATCACAGAGCCTTGGGCCACGCATCCAGAGTCTGGCGATGGATACGTGCTGGTGGTACGACGACGGTCAGTGAAATCAAAGCGTTTGTTGCAATAATTTTGGACATGGGTCTGATTCAGAAAAATCGAATTGCCGACTACTGGGAGGTAAAGTACCGCTCTCAATCAACACCTTGGTTCCGGAAGATTTTTTCAAGAAACAGATTCCAACTTTTGCTGAAGTTTTTCCACATTGTTGACAATCGTGCAATTCCTGACAGAGGTGAAGTTGGACACGATCCACGAAATAAATTCCAGAACTTGATTGACCACTGTAACAGAAAGTTCAAACAACACTACAAACCAAGGAAATGTTGAGTATTGATGAAAGCATGGTTGGTAGTAGAAATCGATGTGACCTTATCCAGTTTATGCCAAACAAACATCATCACAGGTTTGGCATGAAATTATGGATAGTATGTGAGGCGTCAACTGGGTATAATTTACAACTCCGTGCATATGGTGGTGCCAGGCGAGACCGAGGTGGAGAAAATGGATTAGGCTATGATGTTGTCATTGATTTACTCAGAGAAGCTCGGTTATTGAGGAAATCTCATCATGTAGTGGTCGACAACTTCTATACTAGTGTTCCACTCGCACGAGACCTGCTTGACATGGAAACCTACCTGACTGGAACGCTTCGccataatagaagattcattccTGCCATGATAAGAAATGCCCGTCCCCAGGTTGGTGAAACAGTGTATGCCAGACAGGGTGAGGTCTTATGTGCTGCCTACCGTGAAAAGCTATCAAAACCCAAACCAGTACTGATGTTGTCAACTCATGAGCCAGCTCAGAATGACCCAGATCATAACAACCCTCCTAAACCTGTCATCGTTACAACATACAACAAGTACATGTGTGGTAGACATCAGTGACATGATGCTCTTTGCTTACAATGATGAACGCAAATCCATGAAATACTGGAAGAAGATGGTATTTAACATTCTTCACAGAATGATGCTGAATGCGTACATTATCTACAAGCAAAACACAACTGATCAGCACATATTTACCCGTGAAGAGTTCTACAAGGAGGTGATTGAAGCGTTAGTAGTAGAGCACATGGCTACTCGTAATGGTGATGATGAAGAACATAACaatgacaataacaacaacaacaacatgggTCAACTGAGAAGACTGCCAGGTCACAGAGAGCGAGATTGCTGCGTATGCTCCAATCGTCCTACTGGCGTCCGGCATCGATCAAGGACTGTTTGCACTAATTGTAATAATGGACTGCACAGAGACTGCATTCCACGTCATAATTGTCATGGATAATTGACCATCATAGATCATTGACATGCCATAATATGTGTCATCACATGTACAGGGTTCATACAATCTTTGAAAGATCTTGAAAAATCAATTTAGGTCCAAGGATCTTCGTGAAAATTGATCTAGTGAGCCTGGTCTGAAATTTATATGCAACAGCTGAAAAAccataattcaaaacaaaatgaaattatcaTCTTTCAGAAATTTCCTTGTCTAATTATTCATCCTGAAATAAATTTAACACACATCAGTATTATCCCTATGTTTGATGTTTGTTGAGCAGAAAAAATTTGAATGACTTCAATTGAGTTTATTGACCTTACACATATGTCACTTTGTGATCAGCATTGACAAACACCACGTTCATTGATCACCAATTCTCATCACAGTTATGTTGGTTATTTCTGACTGATTTGCAGTTATCAGTCATCTAATGGATATGCCAGTATTTTCTGTAATACACTCATTGCAGTGaaataatgtaaatttatgcTATACTTGTTTGTTGTAGCAATCTCCATTTTGTGACCCAGTtcctgtttttcttttctttcaaaagcaTCTGCTCTTCTAGAAAAGTGAACATATGAATTTTCCTTTTTACATTCCAATATTCCACATACATTGCTGCATCTTGAATTTTCATGGTATTAGTTCCGGCAATGTGTGCCTCCACACTATACCTTCAAGCATTTTTATCAGAATATTGTGCATGTGATGACATCATCTAGTATCTACATTGATATTCTGTATTGCCCTAAATTTGCCTGTGGTTACCAGTCATGTTTCTTCACTTGCAATGTTCTTTCGGTGGAACATTGTCTGATTCatgttaaattgttgcaaaatccaTCTGTAGGGGCGTTTgtacatttacagttcatagTTACCACTCCTTCAGGATGAAACTGGTGACAATTTGTATTTGGTTTGACAATCACACActcaaaaatgtacaaacagccatttagaaaatgcatttttatttatAGCGAGGCTTCCTATTGGGCAATAgcagtttcatatttttcagttaaCATTTAGACAGACTGATTTACAGAATAAGTCATGACCAGATTTTTTCCCCAGCTTGTCCTAGACCTATGACTCATTTTTCTAGTGGTCCCTGTGTAAAaccatttcactgtaattgtaaGTACAATTTCTAAGAATGGAGAAAACAATACAGCTTCATCAGCAAATATGTCACTTCACTTATTCATCAAAGTATTTATAGTATatctatttattattattttttcatccATCCAATGGATGTTTTTCAAATCTAATCCGAATAATCAGATCTCTGTATtttcaccatcaatatactaaCATTTAGACAGACTGATTTACAGAATAAGTCATGACCAGATTTTTTCCCCAGCTTGTCCTAGACCTATGACTCATTTTTCTAGTGGTCCCTGTGTAAAaccatttcactgtaattgtaaGTACAATTTCTAAGAATGGAGAAAACAATACAGCTTCATCAGCAAATATGTCACTTCACTTATTCATCAAAGTATTTATAGTAtatctatttattatttattttttcatccaTCCAATGGATGTTTTTCAAATCTAATCCGAATAATCAGATCTCTGTATtttcaccatcaatatactggtatgatattgTAATTCACGATACAATCCACTATATGACTACCAGGCATCCATTATTTAtaccaattttttcatgtccaatgCCATTACTCAGGGATGCCTGGACCAATCTCTTTCAAACCAACACAAGTACATATGTACAATTTACATGCCATGATTTGCCTATACACACAGCATTTTTCATGATACAATCTAATATATGTCGCCGGAAGCCATTTTGTCTCAATTTTTTCCTggctaaaatcatattttacaggCTTTTTTCCTacttctttcaaacttggcaaaaagTATGGagagaaagaaatgaaataagGCAATCAGCATTGTCAGGCAGTGTATATTggttattttaatatgaaagaAATAAGTAAACTTTTTGCCATTGGTGTTGTTAGAAACTATTGAGAGGACAACTTGCTTCTGTTTGTTGGATGAATTGCATTAGTACGGTATacttgtgtactttgatttacCTGGCCATATAATTGACAGTGTTTGAAAGATGTGATGACACAGAATTTGATGTATGTGCTCTTGATCTATAGAAAATATACAAGAATTGGCCATTGTGTCCTTCTAACAAGGATTTGAGATAGCCCTGCATCATTACATgtgaaatgcagaaaaaaatctTTCCTTGTGGAGAGTCATGGTTAGCCTTGCTATATATGATTACTGTATTTTTGCTTGAAGCCAATTTCTCATAACAGCTGCAATGCACACAAAGTTCAGAatctttttgattttcaattgtcAAGTAGCATTGATtttatatatcaaatatttcaag of Ptychodera flava strain L36383 unplaced genomic scaffold, AS_Pfla_20210202 Scaffold_74__1_contigs__length_588402_pilon, whole genome shotgun sequence contains these proteins:
- the LOC139128857 gene encoding piggyBac transposable element-derived protein 4-like translates to MSSESDVSDALDLQAPSDTDSEGEEFDQRPPNPWFRVFPPEPARDHVIFQEATGPVRPPSRDASPLAYFELFFTIELVRSFVIETNRYAASFIERNHRALGHASRVWRWIRAGGTTTVSEIKAFVAIILDMGLIQKNRIADYWEVKYRSQSTPWFRKIFSRNRFQLLLKFFHIVDNRAIPDRGEVGHDPRNKFQNLIDHCNRKFKQHYKPRKC